A genomic window from Spiroplasma helicoides includes:
- the upp gene encoding uracil phosphoribosyltransferase: MALTVIDHPLIKDKLTRMRKSDTSSKDFRENLNEIGQLMAYEVFRDVPLKEIEIETPVSKTQGYTIDVPVVLIPIIRAGLGMTEGIQRLVPTSRIAHIGLYRDEETLEPHQYYAKATKDIDKSYVLVVDPMLATGGSCSKAISIAKEWGAKNIKFVCLVSVQEGVDRIQKDHPDVDIYTAALDPILNEDGYIVPGLGDAGDRIFGTK, encoded by the coding sequence ATGGCACTAACAGTTATAGACCATCCTTTAATAAAGGATAAATTAACTAGAATGAGAAAAAGCGATACGTCATCAAAAGATTTTAGAGAAAATTTGAATGAAATTGGACAACTAATGGCTTACGAGGTTTTTAGAGATGTTCCATTAAAAGAAATTGAAATTGAAACACCTGTTTCAAAAACACAAGGTTACACAATTGATGTTCCGGTTGTATTAATACCAATTATTAGAGCTGGTTTAGGGATGACTGAAGGAATTCAAAGACTTGTTCCTACTTCAAGAATTGCACACATTGGTTTATATAGAGACGAAGAAACTCTAGAGCCTCATCAATACTATGCCAAAGCAACAAAAGATATTGATAAAAGCTATGTTTTAGTAGTGGATCCAATGTTAGCAACTGGCGGCAGTTGTTCAAAAGCAATTTCTATAGCAAAAGAATGAGGAGCTAAAAACATTAAATTTGTTTGCTTGGTATCCGTTCAAGAGGGTGTCGATAGAATACAAAAGGATCATCCTGATGTTGATATATATACAGCAGCTTTAGACCCAATTTTAAATGAAGATGGGTATATTGTTCCGGGTTTAGGTGATGCTGGTGATAGAATTTTTGGTACAAAATAA
- the rpoB gene encoding DNA-directed RNA polymerase subunit beta yields MNYRDKKINALVQRRDYTKVSGNLPLPNLIELQIETFQWFLKEGIKEVFDEVFPVFSADGDIVLNLTDWEFREPRLKVTQAKEESKIYDAPIYANLSLTIRQENVELYKEEISGDMQTFLKGWLQEKIESTGVEFKDAKDKLYFFEFKSKSGDKDTIQIEVISENEEMYFANIDIYKTGEVFFGEFPLMTDRGTFIINGSEKVVVSQLVRSPGSYFKKEMNRKNGEMIYFADIIPSRGTWLEFELDSKKLLDNKVSNIFYVKIDKSRKTTATSLLTSLQIDSKDIIDLFDGEEMITSSYEQDQLSGDIKIDFETQVQEIYKKIRQGETATSEGASKYLNGLLFDKKRYDLTKAGRFKLKQKLAVKNRLIGRVLAEDIVDIDGNVAVPKDTEITKDMYAKIEKVLDAGAMVHTINFHESISSGNQLQKVRVYKNNDTRDETTPIIGITNLRSDEYINVPDIIATISYAINLMDDIGEVDDIDHLGNRRVRTVGELLQNQFRIGMTRIEKNVKEKLATSNPFKMKPSSIINNKPLTAIIGEFFNLSQLSQFMDQTNPLAELTNKRRLTALGPGGLSRDRAALEVRDVHPSHYGRICPIETPEGPNIGLINNLSTYARINEFGFIETPYRQVKNGKVLNDEHVYLTADKEKDFIVAQANIKTSEDGTILDESVIARYRGDDIMADPKDVDFVDVSPKQIVSIATSCIPFLENDDANRALMGANMQRQAVPLINPESPIVGTGVEFEAARDSGDAVVANEDGVVKYVDSKQIIIEGASGPKNYRLSDFWRSNSGTAITHLPIVKVGDSIKARDILADGPSMEKGELALGQNVVVAFTTWNGYNYEDAVIVSERIVIDDRFTSIHIDEYTLERRQTKQGPEEITREIPNISESHKKHLDEDGIIAIGTEVKVGDILVGKVTPKSQTQLSPEDKLLHAIFGEKSRNVKDNSLRVPNGGEGIVKSIKRFSKSDGHDLPADILEIIKIYVVQKRKIQEGDKMAGRHGNKGVISKILPIEDMPHMEDGTPVDIMLNPQGVPSRMNIGQVLEIHLGMAAKKLGIKVSTPVFEGVKEADLKDIMNEAGMENYGKVKLIDGRTGEAFDKPISVGVMYMLKLSHMVDDKLHTRNIGPYSLITQQPLGGKAQNGGQRFGEMEVWALEAYGAAYTLREILTIKSDDIKGRIKTYESIVRSKPIPKPGIPESFNVLTKEIMGLGFDMHMIDDKGNKVAINAYDEDDTDFENIEAGTAFSSEERSEFRETSEDEVDSEVFQDEADSESEEDDFDFAADEFDFDEE; encoded by the coding sequence ATGAACTACAGAGACAAGAAAATTAATGCATTAGTACAACGCCGTGATTATACCAAAGTTTCAGGTAACTTACCATTACCTAACTTAATAGAATTACAAATAGAAACATTTCAATGGTTTTTAAAAGAGGGAATTAAAGAAGTTTTTGATGAAGTGTTTCCGGTTTTTTCCGCAGATGGAGATATCGTTTTAAACCTAACAGATTGAGAATTTAGAGAACCAAGACTTAAAGTCACTCAAGCTAAGGAAGAATCAAAAATATATGATGCTCCAATTTATGCTAACTTATCATTAACAATCAGACAAGAAAATGTTGAACTATACAAAGAAGAGATTTCTGGTGATATGCAGACATTTTTAAAAGGATGATTACAAGAAAAAATTGAATCAACAGGTGTAGAGTTTAAGGACGCAAAGGACAAACTTTACTTTTTTGAGTTTAAATCAAAATCTGGTGATAAAGATACTATTCAAATTGAAGTTATTTCAGAAAATGAAGAAATGTATTTTGCGAATATCGATATATATAAAACAGGTGAAGTTTTCTTTGGTGAATTCCCACTTATGACAGATAGAGGGACTTTTATAATTAATGGTAGTGAAAAAGTTGTTGTATCTCAATTAGTAAGATCTCCCGGAAGTTATTTCAAAAAAGAAATGAACAGAAAAAATGGGGAAATGATTTACTTTGCTGATATCATTCCTTCAAGAGGAACATGATTAGAATTTGAATTAGACAGTAAGAAGTTATTGGATAACAAAGTTTCAAATATTTTTTACGTAAAAATTGATAAATCAAGAAAAACAACAGCTACTAGTTTACTAACTTCATTACAAATTGATAGTAAAGATATTATCGATTTGTTTGACGGAGAAGAAATGATTACTTCTAGTTACGAACAAGATCAATTAAGTGGAGACATAAAAATCGATTTTGAAACACAAGTACAAGAAATTTATAAAAAAATTAGACAAGGTGAAACAGCTACTTCTGAAGGTGCAAGTAAGTACTTAAACGGACTTTTATTTGACAAAAAAAGATATGATTTAACAAAAGCTGGACGTTTCAAATTAAAGCAAAAACTTGCTGTTAAAAATAGATTAATCGGAAGAGTATTAGCTGAAGATATTGTTGATATCGATGGTAATGTGGCTGTGCCAAAAGATACTGAAATTACTAAAGATATGTATGCAAAAATTGAAAAAGTATTGGATGCCGGTGCTATGGTTCATACAATCAACTTTCATGAATCTATATCATCAGGAAACCAATTACAAAAAGTTAGAGTTTATAAAAACAATGACACAAGAGATGAAACAACCCCAATTATTGGGATTACTAATTTAAGATCTGATGAATATATAAATGTTCCAGATATTATTGCAACTATCTCATATGCAATTAACTTAATGGATGACATTGGAGAAGTTGATGACATTGATCACTTAGGAAACAGAAGAGTTCGTACAGTTGGGGAATTACTACAAAACCAATTTAGAATTGGTATGACTCGTATCGAAAAAAATGTTAAAGAAAAATTAGCTACATCTAATCCATTTAAAATGAAACCATCAAGTATTATAAACAATAAACCATTAACAGCAATTATTGGTGAGTTTTTCAACTTGTCACAGTTATCACAATTTATGGATCAAACAAACCCATTGGCTGAGTTAACTAATAAACGTCGTTTAACTGCTCTAGGACCTGGAGGTCTAAGTAGAGATAGAGCCGCTTTAGAGGTTCGTGACGTTCACCCTTCTCACTATGGTAGAATTTGTCCAATTGAAACTCCAGAAGGACCAAATATTGGATTGATTAACAACTTATCAACTTACGCAAGAATAAATGAGTTTGGATTTATTGAAACACCATACAGACAGGTTAAAAACGGAAAAGTTTTAAATGATGAGCACGTTTATTTAACTGCCGATAAAGAAAAAGACTTTATAGTTGCACAAGCAAATATTAAAACATCAGAAGATGGAACAATCTTAGATGAAAGTGTAATTGCTCGTTATAGAGGTGATGACATCATGGCTGATCCAAAAGATGTTGATTTTGTCGATGTTTCACCAAAACAAATTGTTTCAATAGCAACTTCATGTATTCCGTTCTTGGAAAATGATGATGCTAACCGTGCACTTATGGGTGCTAACATGCAACGTCAGGCTGTACCTTTAATAAATCCTGAATCTCCAATTGTTGGAACAGGTGTTGAGTTTGAAGCAGCCCGTGACTCTGGGGATGCTGTTGTTGCTAATGAAGATGGAGTTGTAAAATACGTTGACTCAAAACAAATTATAATTGAAGGTGCAAGTGGACCAAAAAATTATCGATTGAGTGATTTTTGAAGATCAAACAGTGGTACTGCAATAACTCATTTACCAATTGTTAAAGTTGGAGATAGCATTAAAGCAAGAGATATTCTTGCAGATGGTCCTTCAATGGAAAAAGGTGAGTTAGCTTTGGGTCAAAATGTAGTTGTAGCCTTTACAACATGAAATGGTTATAACTATGAGGATGCTGTTATTGTTTCTGAAAGAATCGTAATTGATGATAGATTCACTTCAATCCATATTGATGAATATACTTTGGAAAGAAGACAAACAAAACAAGGGCCAGAAGAAATCACTAGAGAAATTCCAAATATTAGTGAATCACATAAAAAACATTTAGATGAAGATGGAATTATTGCAATTGGTACTGAAGTTAAAGTTGGAGATATTTTGGTTGGTAAAGTTACGCCTAAATCTCAAACACAACTTTCACCCGAAGACAAATTACTACATGCTATTTTCGGTGAAAAATCTAGAAATGTTAAAGATAACTCATTAAGAGTTCCAAATGGTGGGGAAGGAATTGTTAAGTCAATTAAAAGATTTAGTAAATCAGATGGACATGATCTTCCAGCAGATATTTTAGAAATAATAAAAATCTACGTTGTTCAAAAACGTAAAATTCAAGAAGGTGACAAAATGGCTGGTCGTCACGGTAATAAAGGGGTTATCTCAAAAATATTACCTATCGAAGATATGCCACATATGGAAGATGGAACACCAGTTGATATTATGCTAAACCCACAGGGGGTTCCTTCTCGTATGAACATTGGTCAAGTACTTGAAATCCACTTAGGAATGGCAGCTAAAAAATTAGGTATTAAAGTTTCTACACCAGTCTTTGAAGGTGTTAAAGAAGCTGACTTAAAAGATATCATGAATGAAGCGGGAATGGAAAACTATGGAAAAGTTAAATTAATTGACGGAAGAACAGGAGAGGCATTTGATAAACCAATTTCGGTTGGAGTTATGTATATGCTAAAACTTTCTCACATGGTTGATGACAAATTACATACAAGAAACATTGGTCCATATTCATTAATTACTCAACAACCTCTTGGGGGTAAAGCCCAAAACGGGGGACAAAGATTTGGGGAAATGGAAGTTTGAGCACTTGAAGCTTACGGTGCCGCTTACACACTTCGTGAAATCTTGACAATTAAGTCAGATGACATAAAAGGTCGTATCAAAACTTATGAATCAATTGTTCGTTCAAAACCAATTCCTAAACCAGGAATTCCAGAATCATTTAATGTTCTTACAAAAGAAATTATGGGATTAGGGTTTGATATGCACATGATTGACGACAAAGGAAACAAAGTTGCAATAAATGCATACGATGAAGATGATACCGATTTTGAAAATATTGAAGCAGGGACTGCATTTAGTTCTGAAGAAAGATCAGAATTCAGAGAAACAAGTGAAGATGAAGTAGATTCAGAAGTATTTCAAGATGAAGCAGATTCAGAATCAGAAGAAGACGATTTTGATTTTGCAGCAGATGAATTTGATTTCGATGAAGAATAA
- the rpoC gene encoding DNA-directed RNA polymerase subunit beta', which produces MGINKRMIKIELASPDVIRSWSRGEVTKPETINYKTLKTEKEGLFDERIFGPTKNYECSCGKYKKVKNKGKVCERCNVEITETIVRRERMGHIELEEPVTHIWMLKVVPSRIASILDLKTKEVEEVVYFVSHVVLDAGGSRHLERGQVLDLGNAKASLKTREKLLKTLEDIKADLDEETRDWRRADNLITQLKSQTPFSMDEAATFMSRLIGAKFGIGASAIEELLKGIDLDKEITKLKDKLKENKGSTEQNKMMKRLEVLDSLKKSQARPEWMVLHVIPVIPPDIRPIIQLDGGRFTTSEINDLYRRIIIRNERLKKVKSMGAPSIIVNNEKRMLQEAVDALLDNERKPRPVTGKDKRALKSLTSILKGKQGRFRQNLLGKRVDYSGRSVIAIGPDLKMYQAGIPRDMAITLFKPFVIRRLQERDFAENVKVAEKMILANDTKVWDVLEEVIKDRPVLLNRAPTLHRLGIQAFEPKLVKGKAIRLHPLVTTAFNADFDGDQMAVHLPISDEAVAEARALMLGSSAILGPKDGKPIVTPTQDMILGNYYISTEEKETEANGIKGQGTLFSSCEEAKIAYENDVVSLNAIVAIPVNVLHNKMFKPEHQDKYLITTVGKILFNEMFNEEFPWIINSNILNAESEVEKFLVDSNTNVREYIEKDYEIQQPIKKKELSLIIERYFKTYGAQKTAQMLDNMKNLGFKFSSKSGTTISAADVVAFEEKNEEFKIADEKVSQINEYYEQGMLTKSEKKRRVIAIWSQVKDKIQSKLESVLKRDLKNPVFVMADSGARGNVSNFTQLVGMRGLMNDPKGDIKEIPIKSSFREGLTVSEYFISTHGARKGMADVALKTADSGYLTRRLVDISQEIIVTQEDCNASKGFNVYEIIDTKHNNTIVPLRDRLVGRYSFEDVEDLKGNIIVPKNTLFTAALADDVITAGVTDVKIRTVLTCETNRGVCRKCYGINLATGNEVSLGEPVGVVAAQSIGEPGTQLTMRTFHTGGVAGGADITQGLPRIKELLDVTTPKGSIAIISQIDGVVTEVKEDGIITIVVKSENDERKYKSQYGAISRVQVGDKVKRGKKLTEGAINIKELLEVARVEDVQNYILKEVQKVYRLQGIEISDKYIEIIIKQMLNKVKIIDSGETSLLPGEIISEKTFKEEVLQAILENRKPPLAKYVIFGIKKAPLESDSWLSSASFQDTARVLVKAVIKGKVDKLEGLKENIMLGNLIPAGTGLTGSEDIIKKGKEVLKLEY; this is translated from the coding sequence ATGGGTATAAATAAAAGAATGATTAAAATAGAATTAGCTTCACCAGATGTTATTAGAAGCTGATCACGTGGTGAGGTTACCAAACCTGAAACAATCAACTATAAAACTTTAAAAACTGAAAAAGAAGGTCTTTTTGACGAAAGAATTTTTGGACCAACCAAAAACTATGAATGTAGTTGTGGTAAGTACAAGAAAGTTAAAAATAAAGGTAAAGTTTGTGAACGTTGTAATGTTGAAATTACAGAAACAATTGTTAGACGTGAAAGAATGGGTCACATTGAATTAGAAGAACCAGTAACTCATATTTGAATGTTAAAAGTCGTTCCTTCAAGAATTGCTTCAATATTGGATTTAAAAACTAAAGAAGTTGAAGAAGTAGTTTATTTTGTTAGTCACGTTGTTTTAGATGCTGGAGGATCAAGACACCTTGAAAGAGGACAAGTTTTAGATTTAGGTAATGCTAAAGCAAGTTTAAAAACTAGAGAAAAACTTTTAAAAACTTTGGAAGATATTAAAGCTGATTTAGACGAAGAAACAAGAGACTGAAGAAGAGCAGACAATTTAATTACACAATTAAAATCACAAACTCCATTTTCAATGGATGAAGCAGCAACATTTATGTCTAGATTAATTGGTGCTAAATTTGGAATTGGCGCTAGTGCTATTGAAGAACTTTTAAAAGGTATTGATCTTGATAAAGAAATTACAAAATTAAAAGATAAGTTAAAAGAAAATAAAGGATCAACAGAACAAAACAAAATGATGAAACGTTTAGAAGTTCTTGATTCATTAAAAAAATCTCAAGCAAGACCAGAATGAATGGTTCTTCACGTAATTCCTGTTATACCACCAGACATTAGACCAATTATTCAACTTGATGGTGGAAGATTTACTACATCAGAAATAAATGACTTATACAGAAGAATCATTATTAGAAATGAACGTCTGAAAAAAGTTAAATCAATGGGTGCACCAAGTATTATTGTTAACAACGAAAAACGTATGTTACAAGAAGCTGTTGATGCATTACTAGATAATGAGCGTAAACCAAGACCAGTAACAGGTAAAGATAAAAGAGCATTAAAATCATTGACATCAATTTTAAAAGGAAAACAAGGAAGATTCCGTCAAAACTTACTTGGAAAACGTGTTGACTACTCAGGTCGTTCAGTTATTGCTATTGGACCAGATCTAAAAATGTATCAAGCAGGTATTCCTAGAGATATGGCTATCACATTGTTTAAACCATTTGTAATTAGAAGATTACAAGAAAGAGACTTTGCAGAAAATGTTAAAGTTGCTGAAAAAATGATTTTGGCTAACGACACAAAAGTTTGAGATGTTTTAGAAGAGGTTATTAAAGATAGACCAGTTCTTTTAAACCGTGCTCCTACTTTACACCGTTTAGGTATTCAAGCATTTGAACCTAAATTAGTTAAAGGTAAAGCAATTCGTCTTCACCCACTTGTTACAACTGCCTTCAACGCTGACTTTGATGGAGACCAAATGGCTGTCCACTTACCAATTAGTGATGAAGCTGTTGCTGAAGCAAGAGCTTTAATGCTTGGAAGTAGTGCAATTCTTGGTCCAAAAGATGGTAAGCCAATTGTTACACCAACTCAGGATATGATTCTTGGAAACTACTATATTTCAACTGAGGAAAAAGAAACTGAAGCAAATGGTATTAAAGGTCAAGGAACATTATTCTCAAGTTGTGAAGAAGCAAAAATTGCTTATGAAAATGACGTTGTTTCATTGAATGCAATAGTTGCAATTCCTGTAAATGTTTTACATAATAAAATGTTTAAACCAGAACATCAAGATAAATATTTAATTACTACAGTAGGTAAAATATTATTCAATGAAATGTTTAACGAAGAGTTCCCTTGAATTATTAACAGCAATATTTTAAATGCTGAATCAGAAGTTGAAAAGTTCTTAGTTGACTCAAATACAAATGTTAGAGAATATATTGAGAAGGATTATGAAATCCAACAACCAATTAAGAAAAAAGAACTTTCATTAATAATTGAAAGATACTTTAAAACTTATGGAGCACAAAAAACTGCACAAATGTTGGATAACATGAAAAACCTAGGATTTAAATTTTCTTCAAAATCAGGAACTACAATCAGTGCCGCTGACGTTGTTGCCTTTGAAGAAAAAAATGAAGAATTTAAAATCGCAGACGAAAAAGTTTCTCAAATCAACGAATACTATGAACAAGGTATGCTTACAAAATCTGAGAAAAAACGTAGAGTTATTGCAATTTGATCACAAGTAAAAGATAAAATTCAGTCAAAACTGGAATCAGTTCTAAAAAGAGATTTAAAAAACCCAGTGTTTGTTATGGCTGATTCTGGAGCTCGTGGGAATGTGTCAAACTTTACTCAACTTGTTGGTATGAGAGGACTTATGAATGACCCTAAAGGGGACATTAAAGAAATTCCGATTAAATCATCATTTAGAGAAGGACTTACAGTGTCAGAATACTTTATTTCTACCCACGGGGCAAGAAAAGGGATGGCCGACGTTGCCTTAAAAACCGCTGACTCAGGGTATTTAACAAGAAGACTTGTTGATATTTCACAAGAAATCATTGTTACTCAAGAGGATTGTAACGCGTCTAAAGGATTTAATGTTTATGAAATTATTGACACAAAACACAACAACACAATTGTGCCATTAAGAGACAGATTGGTTGGAAGATATTCTTTTGAAGATGTTGAAGATTTAAAAGGAAACATTATTGTTCCTAAAAATACATTATTCACAGCTGCATTAGCAGATGATGTTATTACAGCCGGAGTTACTGATGTAAAAATTAGAACAGTGTTGACTTGTGAAACAAACCGTGGGGTATGTAGAAAATGTTATGGAATTAATCTTGCTACAGGTAACGAAGTTTCGCTTGGAGAACCAGTTGGGGTAGTTGCTGCTCAGTCAATTGGTGAACCCGGTACACAGCTAACCATGCGTACATTCCATACCGGTGGGGTTGCTGGGGGAGCAGATATTACTCAAGGACTTCCTCGTATTAAAGAACTTCTTGACGTTACAACACCAAAAGGATCAATAGCAATTATTTCACAAATTGATGGTGTTGTTACAGAAGTTAAAGAAGATGGAATAATTACAATTGTTGTTAAATCTGAAAATGATGAAAGAAAATACAAATCACAATATGGAGCTATATCAAGGGTTCAAGTTGGAGATAAAGTAAAACGTGGGAAAAAACTTACTGAAGGAGCTATTAATATTAAAGAGCTACTGGAAGTTGCAAGAGTTGAAGATGTACAAAACTACATTTTAAAAGAAGTGCAAAAAGTTTATCGTTTACAAGGTATTGAAATTTCAGACAAATATATTGAAATCATCATTAAACAAATGTTAAACAAAGTAAAAATAATTGATTCAGGAGAAACAAGTTTATTACCGGGAGAAATTATTTCAGAAAAAACATTCAAAGAAGAAGTTTTACAAGCTATTTTAGAAAATAGAAAACCACCTTTAGCAAAATACGTAATCTTTGGTATTAAAAAAGCACCTTTGGAATCAGATTCATGATTATCAAGTGCTTCATTCCAAGATACAGCTCGTGTCCTAGTTAAAGCTGTTATAAAAGGAAAAGTTGACAAACTAGAAGGTTTAAAAGAAAACATCATGTTAGGAAACTTAATTCCTGCAGGAACAGGATTAACTGGATCTGAAGACATAATTAAAAAAGGAAAAGAAGTTTTAAAATTAGAATATTAA
- a CDS encoding IS3 family transposase has translation MSTQVQGNICWAMAIFAALLMWMSLWAFPNYYKKQKVFLGIWIAFKLGKINSTLERGVEFFMSKNLTVEEWMKIIQIYKKQGIQIAEQEYRIIKAKQIKFSQFIKKRIKQKTYLVDNYGMKSLNRKKGSGRYKKRDDSDIPGIISDLTEEQKREIIEDWIKSQRDKKERNAISKIKSLNISMKARIISMHRTTFYKKPKVRRYKYNNLKNTVEEILKESKFIYGSRKISVLLKEKHMSINDRTLRHYLKRWGFIIKTRIKKRQAESKNINTKFKDLVKRNYNPTIDNIIATDVSYIPGLVEGNNYYLSAAISHKTKKIESWCLSKNNNSQLVIDTLNKINKSNFILHSDHGSQYSSNEVIELVKQMNCQTSMSRVGNSLDNREIEYFFSCLKGEYLNHINTNKMNIDEIYNHIDWYIDWYNNKRIQKILNWKTPATAGAII, from the coding sequence ATGAGCACACAAGTACAAGGAAATATATGTTGAGCAATGGCAATATTTGCTGCTTTATTAATGTGAATGTCATTATGAGCATTCCCCAACTATTACAAAAAACAAAAAGTTTTTTTAGGAATATGAATAGCTTTTAAACTGGGAAAAATAAATTCTACACTAGAAAGAGGTGTAGAATTTTTTATGTCAAAAAACCTAACTGTAGAAGAATGAATGAAAATAATTCAAATATATAAAAAACAAGGAATTCAAATTGCAGAACAAGAATATCGTATAATTAAAGCAAAACAGATTAAATTTTCACAATTTATTAAAAAAAGAATAAAACAAAAAACTTATTTAGTAGATAATTATGGTATGAAAAGTTTAAATAGAAAAAAAGGCTCTGGAAGATACAAAAAAAGAGATGATTCTGATATTCCAGGAATAATTAGTGATCTAACTGAAGAGCAAAAAAGAGAAATAATTGAAGATTGAATAAAAAGTCAGAGAGATAAAAAGGAAAGAAATGCGATTAGCAAAATAAAATCTCTAAACATAAGTATGAAAGCAAGAATTATATCAATGCATAGAACAACATTTTACAAAAAACCAAAAGTTAGAAGATATAAATACAATAATTTAAAAAACACAGTTGAAGAAATATTAAAGGAGTCCAAGTTTATATATGGTAGCAGAAAAATAAGTGTTTTATTAAAAGAAAAACATATGTCAATCAACGATAGAACTTTAAGGCACTATCTAAAAAGATGAGGTTTTATAATTAAAACCCGAATTAAAAAAAGACAAGCAGAATCAAAAAATATTAATACTAAATTTAAGGATTTAGTGAAGCGCAATTATAATCCTACTATAGACAATATAATTGCTACTGATGTTTCTTACATTCCGGGTTTGGTAGAAGGAAATAATTACTATTTATCTGCAGCTATTAGTCATAAAACTAAAAAAATTGAATCATGATGTTTATCAAAAAACAACAACTCGCAATTAGTTATAGATACTTTAAATAAAATTAATAAATCAAATTTTATATTACATTCAGATCATGGCTCTCAATACTCTAGTAATGAAGTTATAGAATTGGTAAAACAAATGAATTGTCAAACTTCAATGAGCAGAGTTGGCAATTCCTTAGATAATAGAGAAATAGAGTATTTTTTTAGTTGTTTAAAAGGTGAGTATCTAAATCACATTAATACAAACAAAATGAATATTGATGAAATTTATAATCATATAGATTGATATATAGATTGATATAATAATAAAAGAATACAAAAAATTTTGAATTGAAAAACGCCAGCTACTGCCGGCGCTATTATTTAA
- the rpiB gene encoding ribose 5-phosphate isomerase B has protein sequence MNIYIGNDHTAVEMKNKIIEFLKSVGNNVINLGTDTSDSVDYPDFGKKVAQKVVEDKGSKGIVICGSGIGISIAANKVNGARAALCYELESTMLARQHNDANILALGARFIANEKAITLVKTFLETQFEGGRHQHRIDKL, from the coding sequence GTGAACATATATATAGGAAACGATCATACAGCGGTCGAAATGAAAAATAAAATAATAGAGTTTTTAAAAAGTGTCGGTAACAACGTAATTAATTTAGGAACAGACACAAGTGATTCTGTTGATTATCCCGACTTTGGTAAAAAAGTAGCGCAAAAAGTAGTTGAAGACAAAGGTTCAAAAGGAATAGTAATATGTGGAAGTGGAATTGGCATTTCGATTGCAGCTAATAAAGTTAATGGCGCAAGAGCTGCATTATGTTATGAACTTGAATCAACAATGTTAGCAAGGCAACACAACGATGCAAACATATTAGCGTTAGGGGCAAGATTTATAGCTAATGAAAAAGCCATAACACTTGTAAAAACATTTTTAGAAACGCAGTTTGAAGGTGGGAGACACCAACACAGAATCGATAAACTATAA
- a CDS encoding alpha/beta hydrolase, with amino-acid sequence MRSRELRKSKLSYKKSMKVIKKYMYDTFKVTFIIIFFPIVFILSFLCSRLFIPYLFKYKREGVTKQGHELNTWEQVEYDVKTRGIKDFAIRKENVEEIIIGSEIGKVSALQVINPENKSNKWVIGLHGFKRNKYIGLRNCNFFYKKGYNILTFDAYAHGKTFGKKSDFGVTNAKILNNIVTWIKSTYNPEEIGIVGVSMGASTGLLFAKDYYQQNKVNWLIADCPFIEAVIQIRFFLKKYVKLPWIFMSLAINRNFKKYAKSDISKMNLFNGYENFKELPILYLHGYKDRFITYNCSVVMFNLKKEVEEKPISDIVLFDNADHSSCYHKNEQQYVEQVFNFISKASA; translated from the coding sequence ATGAGGAGTAGAGAATTAAGAAAAAGTAAATTAAGTTACAAAAAAAGTATGAAAGTGATAAAAAAATATATGTATGATACATTTAAAGTGACATTCATTATTATATTTTTTCCAATAGTATTTATACTAAGTTTTTTATGTTCAAGATTGTTTATACCTTATCTTTTCAAATATAAAAGAGAAGGGGTAACAAAGCAAGGGCATGAATTAAATACTTGAGAACAAGTTGAATATGATGTTAAAACTCGTGGAATTAAAGACTTTGCCATTAGAAAAGAAAATGTTGAAGAAATAATAATCGGTAGCGAAATAGGAAAAGTCAGTGCACTGCAAGTTATAAATCCAGAAAACAAATCTAATAAGTGAGTAATAGGACTACATGGTTTTAAACGAAATAAATATATTGGATTAAGAAATTGTAACTTCTTTTATAAAAAAGGTTATAACATATTAACATTTGATGCATATGCTCATGGTAAGACTTTTGGGAAAAAAAGTGACTTTGGTGTAACCAATGCAAAAATTTTAAATAACATAGTAACTTGAATAAAAAGTACATACAACCCTGAGGAAATCGGAATAGTCGGAGTTAGTATGGGTGCTTCAACAGGTTTATTATTTGCAAAAGACTACTATCAACAAAATAAAGTTAATTGACTTATTGCAGACTGCCCATTTATTGAAGCGGTTATTCAAATTAGATTTTTTTTGAAAAAGTATGTGAAGTTACCTTGAATTTTTATGTCATTGGCTATAAATAGAAACTTCAAGAAATATGCAAAATCAGACATTTCAAAAATGAATCTTTTTAATGGTTATGAAAATTTTAAAGAACTTCCAATTTTATATCTACACGGATATAAAGACAGATTTATTACATACAACTGCAGTGTTGTTATGTTTAACCTCAAAAAAGAGGTTGAGGAAAAACCAATAAGTGATATTGTGTTGTTTGATAATGCAGATCACTCATCTTGCTATCACAAAAATGAACAACAATACGTTGAACAAGTTTTTAATTTTATAAGTAAAGCAAGTGCATAG